The DNA window AAGAGAATTGCTAGGCCTTAGATCAGCCAATTTTAAAATAGTTATTGAAGGAGAAAATATAAAATTTATCACTAATGGATATGGTCATGGGGTAGGGATGAGCCAGTGGGGGGCTAATGGTATGGCAGAGAGAGGTCATACATTTGATGAGATATTAAAACATTACTATATAGGAGTAGATATTAGTAAAATGAATCCATAATGCAAAATTTTTGATTTAAACCCATGTATGAAATCTATTCTAGTGGCAACAATACTAGATGGAGGTGAGGTATATGGGTTTGAAAAAATGGTCAAAAAATAGTAGTCTTTATAAACTTTTGGATAAGGAAGGATTTTATATCATTTTATTCCTATGTATATGTATTGTCGCAACAACAGCAGTGTGGGTTACTAAGAAAAATATAGAAGAATTCACAGCAGAAGATATTAAAAACCCATCATTAGAAGAAAATGAGTCGTTAGATTCTATGGATATGGGATTGAATGCTCATGAGTCTACTATTATTGTTGAGGAAATTGAAGAGGATGAGAAGTTAGAAGCTACATCTTCAAATGTTGTTGAGTCAAAGCCTAAAGAAGTCAAAGAAGAAGTAAAAAAAGAAGTAGTGAAAAATAAAAAAATAGAAATGATCAAGCCTGTAACAGGGGAAAAGGGTATGGATTATGCAGCCAATCGGTTAATCTATTCTAAAACATTAGATCAATATACTACACACAATGGAATAGATATTATGGCTTCAGAAAATACGCCTGTTGTTGCAGCATTAGAAGGAAAAGTTGTAGAAGTTGTAACAGATTCTCAACTTGGAATTACCATTGCATTATCCCATGGAGACCAAATGATTACAAAATATGCAAATCTCAATACAGGGGATTTGGTAAAGGTTGGAGATTGGGTAGAGAAAGGACAAAGGATTAGCGGAGTTGGCAAAACGGCTCTATTTGAAACATTAGAGGAGCCCCATCTTCATTTTGAAGTCTTAATAGATGGAAAAAATGTGAATCCGAATGGATTTTTATCTAATAAAAACTAAAACAGGGGAGTTCCCCTGTTTTTCTCTATTCGTGAATGCTTCTATATTTCATCCTTGTTGCTTTACCGCCTCTTATATGTCTTTCTGCTTTATTTTTATCAAGTATTCTTTTTACTTGACTTGCAACTAGAGGGTTTATCTTAGGAAGGCGTTCAGTTACATCCTTATGCACTGTGCTTTTGCTTACCCCAAACACTTTGGCGGTTTGGCGAACGGTAGCTTTTTCATTTATAATATATTCAGCTATTTCCATTGCTCTTTCTTCTATGTAATCTTTCAATTGTGTAACCCCCTTTATATGAACTCCTTGATAAATACTATGCAGTAGGGAGAATCAATAGAACAGAAAATAAATAGTTTAAAAAAGATACTGGAAAAAACTTTAAAATTAAAAAGGAATTATAAAATATATATAGAATAAATTAAGGTGGATGCGACAAATTTATTGTTAATAGAACAAAATATTTATTTCATATAGAAAAATAGCTTCAAGTATAAGGATGGAAGGAGATTAAAATGTTTGGATTAGGAATGGAAGTAGGTATTGACTTAGGTACGGCTAGTGTTTTGGTATTTATAAAAGGAAAGGGAATTGTCTTAAAAGAACCTTCCGTAGTAGCTATTGATAAAAATACCAATCATCTTTTAGCAGTTGGAGAAGAAGCAAGAAGAATGCTAGGAAGAACACCAGGAAACATTGTTGCTATAAGACCATTAAAGGACGGTGTGATTTCTGATTATGAAGTGACAGAAAGAATGCTTCGCTATTTTATACAAAAAACTTGTGGGAAAAGAAAATTTTTCAAGCCTAAAATTATTGTTTGTGTACCTAGTGGTGTAACAGAAGTAGAAAAAAGAGCAGCTATAGAAGCAACTAGTGAAGCTGGCGGTGGGACTACTTATTTGATAGAAGAACCTATTGCAGCAGCTATTGGAGCCGGACTTGATATATCTAAACCAGATGGAAATATGGTTGTAGATATTGGGGGCGGAACAGCAGATGTGGCAGTAATTTCTCTAGGAGGGGTAGTTGCAAGTAGGTCTATTAAATGTGCAGGAGATAGATTTGATCAATCCATTGTAAAATATATGAGGAAAAAACATAATCTTTTAATCGGAGAGAGAACAGCGGAAAACTTAAAAATGACTATTGGATCAGCCTATCCAAGAACAAAGATCTTAACGGCTGAATGTAGAGGACGAGATTTGGTTTCAGGACTTCCAAGAACCATTAAAGTAACTTCTGAAGAAATGTTGTATGCCCTTGCAGAGCCAGTTATGGCTATTGCTGATGCTGTTCATGCAGTTCTTGAGAGAACACCACCAGAACTTGCTGCAGATATTAGTGACAGAGGGATCGTTATGACAGGTGGAGGATCTTTACTAGATGGACTCAATAAACTCATTGAAGAGAGAACTGGAATTCCTACTTATATTGCAGAAGATCCTATTGAATGCGTGGCGAAGGGAACAGGAGCATCCCTTGAGTCTATTAGTGTTTTAGAAAAGAGTATGATGAGTAGTAAGGATTTTAGAAGATCTAGGTAAGGGGTGGTAAATATTTTTGAAAAGAACGTTCATAACAACAATAGATTAGAGAAAACGGTTTTCTTGGCTAATCTATTGTAAGTTATTCTCTTATCTTTTCAAAAATATTTACTTTTTATTTTAGTAGAAAAGATTAAAAATCAAAAGATTAAAGAAGAAAAGAGTTAAAGATTAAGAATAAAATAGAGAGAAATACAAAGAACATGATTTGTGAGATGCTGTATATGGATAGCAATCCGCAAATTTTTTATTTTTTACTCAAAAAAGATAAACATTTCAGCTAGATATGTCGATATAATACATAGGATTAGGTATATAGATAAGGGAGTGACATTTCATGCTCAGGGGACTTTATACGGCAACGTCTGCTATGAAGACGAATAACAAAAAATTGGAGGTTATTACCAATAACATTGCAAATATTGATACAGTAGCATATAAAAAAGACTTAGTTGTTTCAGAGTCTTTTCCAGAGACTTTGATAAAAAAAATTAATGCACCTATGGATTTTACAAATATGGAAGCTACTAGAAAAGTGACGGTAAACAAAGAAGATAACTTATATGAAGTAAATACTACCGGTGGATATTTTAAAGTAAAGACACCTAATGGAGAGAGTTATCATAAGGATTTAAAATTTACGGTGAATGAAGATGGATACCTGAGCACATATTATAAAGATCTTAATGGGGAGATTGATACAAAATCAGGCTATTTACTTTTAGGGAACAAAGGACCCATCAAAATAGGAGATGGAGAACTGCAGATCAATGAGCGGGGACAAGTACTAGTAGGTGGAAATGTAGTAGATAATTTAGTTATGCCCGTATCCCCTAACACTATTGGAACCTTAAATGCTGGAGTAAGGCTGGATAGAGTTTATGTAAACCATGAACAAGGACAACTCTATGAGACGGACAATAATTTAGATGTAGGGATAAAAGGTAGAGGATTTTTCAAAGTTGAAACACCAGCAGGATTGCGTTATACAAGAGATGGAAGCTTTGCTTTGAACAAAGATCATGAACTTGTTACATTAGATGGATATAAGGTAGAAGGTTTTGATGGGCCTATTATTTTGGATGGATCAGATATATCCATTAATGAATTAGGAGAAATTATGGTAGACGGTGAATATATGGATACCATACAAGTGGTCGATATAGAAAACAGGAAGGACCTAAGGAAAGAAGCAAGCAATATGTATAGAATGGCAGAAGGTGTACAAGGGAAAGAAGCTGAATTTACAGGACAAGTTGTTCAAGGATTTTTAGAAAAATCAAATGTGAATGCTGTAAAAGAAATGGTGAAAATGATGAGCCTTTTTAGAAACTATGAATCAGGACAAAAAATCGTCAAAGCGTATGATGATACATTAGGAAAAGCTGTAAATGAGGTTGGAAAAGTATAGTAGAGGGAGGAAACAAATATGAGAGCACTATGGACTGCTGCATCGGGAATGAAAGCACAGCAATTGAATGTTGATACCATATCAAACAACTTAGCCAATGTAAATACTACTGGATATAAAAAGCAAAGGGTAGAATTTAAAGACTTATTATATGAGCAATTAACGAGCAAAAGTATAGATCAAGGAGAAGGAAGACCCGTAAATCTTGAAATAGGATATGGTGTTATGCCAATGGCAACCCTTCGTTCATTCGGGAAAGGAAACCTTGAACAAACAAACAATGATTTAGATTTTGCTATAGATGGGGATGGATTCTTCCAAGTAAGAGATGCAAATGACAACATATTCTATACAAAAGATGGAAGTTTTAAACTAAGTGTAGAAGATGATGAAGCAAGACTCGTTACATCAGATGGATATTTTGTACAAGCAGAAGGTGCTGATATAGAGCTAGGCAGCGATGTTAAAGAAATTACTGTTTCTCCAGAAGGAAAGATCAATGTAAAAAGAAAAGGAGAAGAGGATTGGGAAGAACTTGGGCAAATGACTCTAGTAAAATTTCCAAATCCTGCTGGTCTTGAAGCAATCGGACAAAACCTATATAAAGCAACCAATGCATCAGGTGAAGCCATAGAAGCAGAAGATGGAGATGCAGGAACGATCAAACAAGGATTCTTAGAAAGCTCTAATGTATCTGTAGTAGAAGAAATGGTAAAAATGATCACTGCTCAAAGAGCCTATGAAATCAACTCAAAATCAATCCAAACAGCAGACCAGATGTTAGAGCAGGCAAATAATCTAAGAAGGTAGATGATCAATGATGAAAATCAATCCAGTTTCAATGTCTTCTATGAATAAAGCTCAATATGAAAAAAGTAAAATAAAGAGCAATTCCTTTGAAAAAGTTTTTGAACAAGCAAAAACATCAAAAGATGAAAAAAAGCTTATGGATGCTTGCAGACAATTTGAATCCGTATTTATCAATATGATGATGAAAAATATGAGAAGCACCATTCATGAAGATGGTATCATAGAAAAAAGCTATGGACGAGAAATTTTTGAGGGCATGCTAGATGAAAAATTAGCTGAAGAAGCATCTAAAGGGAATGGAATGGGACTTGCAAAACAGATGTATGATCAGCTTTCTAAGAATATGAAATAAAGATTCATAGATTTATACAAAAACTAAGAAAAGTTGAAAGTGAATAGTGAACAGTATAAAAGAGTCGATAAACTACTACATAAATTGACTCTTTTTTATATACAGTTATATCCATATCTTACGTTTATATTAAAAGATTTATATTTTGTTGATTAATACTGTATATTCTTGTAAAATAAAATAGTTAGAGAAAATATTTAAAGGAGTGTACATAATGTTAAATAATATAGAAATTCAAAAAATCATCCCGCATAGATATCCATTTTTACTAGTAGACAAAATTATTGAAATGGAACCAGGGAAGAAAGCAGTAGGAATTAAAAATGTGACTATAAACGAACCATTTTTTCAAGGACACTTTCCAGGAAATCCTATCATGCCAGGAGTCCTTCAAGTAGAAGCTTTGGCGCAAGTTGGAGCAGTATCAGTACTTTCTATGGAAGAGCATAAAGGGAAATTAGCATTATTTACTGGTATTGAAAATGCGAAATTTAGAAGACAAGTAGTTCCTGGAGATACATTAAGACTTGAAGTTGAGATGTCTAAAATGCGTAGAGGTATGGGAAAAGGAGAAGCTGTAGCTTATGTAGGAGATGAAGTTGCTTGTAAAGCGACGATTAAGTTTGCAGTGGTTGATGGGGAGTAAGATAATATTGGTGAAGCATAGTTTTGTAGAAAGTAAAATATATTTACTTGTAAAGACATACATAACAATTTGAAGAGTGGAGGAGAAGGAATGGAGCAACAAACACAATATGATGAAATCAGTTTGAGAGAACTGATTGAAGTATTATTAAAACAAAAAAAATTAATTATAGGGGTTACAGCTGTATGTGTTTTAGCAGCTTTTGTACTAAGTTTCTTTGTAATGGAACCCGTATATGAAGCGAAAACCGTCTTGATGGCTTCAAACATAACAGATAAATACAAAGCAAAACAAAGAGGAGAAGGGATTGAAGGAATATTAGATTCAGTAGCAGAGATTCCTGACCTGACTATTGAAACATACAAAGAACAATTAAAAAATCCAGTGATTCTAGAAGAAACCATAAAAGAATTGGGATTAGACAAAAAAGAGATGACAAGACTTGATTTGGCAAACATAATTGAACTTGAGACCATCAAGGATACAAATTTAATTGCTATCAAAGTAAAGAATACAGATAAAAAATTAGCAGCAGAAATTGCAAACACTTTATCAAAAAAGTTTGTAAATTTTATTGCAACAAAATCTAAAGAACAAGCCAATAAATCATCTAATTCTATTGAGGAACAGAAAGACGTACAAAAACAAAAGTTAGATGATGTTTTAGTAGAGTACAAAGACTTTTTAGCACAACCAAAAGGCGTAAAAGAGCTTCAAGCAGATATTGATGCAAAGATCAAATTGGTTACAGATTATAAAACAAAATTAGCAGAAGAAAAAGTAAATGAACAGCAATTAAGAGCAAAAATCAATCGAGCAGAAGATGAATTAAAAACAACTCCAGAAAAAGTAGCTTTAAAGAAATCTCTTTCAGATGATCCATATATGTCACAAGTAGCTACAGAGAATTCTACTGAATCTAGTAGTGATTTATTTGGTGTATCGATAGAGGTTGAAGAAAAAAATGATAATTATTATTTATTAAAACAGACGCTATCGGATTTTAAAATACAATTATCAGAAAGTACAGCAAAACAACAAAACTTAAGAAAAGAAATCACAAGAGCACAAAACGAATTAGAAAAGCTTCAAGTAGATTTTGCAGAAAAGCAGCATGATGAACGAATTATTACAAATAAAGTAGATTTAGCTCAATCAACATACGATGCATTTAATAAAAAATTAGAAGAAATAAGTATTGCTCAATCTTCTATTTTAGAGGATGCAAATATTATTATAGAAACACCAGCATTAGAACCAATTAAACCTGTGTCACCAAATAAAAAGTTAAATGTAGTTATTGCAGGTGTATTAGGAATTATGATTGGAGTATTCTTAGCATTTTTTAGAGAATATTGGAAGAGCACAGAAGGTATAAGTAATAATGGCATGAAAGCTGCCAATTAATATTTGGAGGGACTTATGTCTACGAAAACGATGAGGAAAAGAAAATTGAATATGGAAAGTTACGGGAAAAGTAGTATCATATTTTGGTTGCTGTGTATATTGCTGTTTTATCCACCTTTTTTTAGGGGGTTGTTCTTTGAAAAAGAGCTTTTACCTACTCATATCTTTACCTTTGGATTAGGGATTGCATGGTTTTTTACTAAAATAAGATCTAAAGGGAAAATTATTCGCTCTATTCCTGATATCCTAGGATTAGCGATTGTGGGGATGTATTTTATTTCTATCTTTTATGGGGTAAATACTAGACTTGCCATAGGTGAGTTTTTAAAATATGCAAATTATTATATGATATATTTGTTAGTGAGGGATTTTACAGCAGATGATGAAAAAAATAAGAAGACTATATTAAATGTGTTACTTTTAAGTGGTGTAGTTGTTTCTATTATAGGCATTGGAAGTGCTATTGGAACTTTTAGTTATAATGGAGCATTTGTTCATGGACGTATAAACTCTACTTTTCAGTATCCTAATGCGTTAGCTTCTTATTTATTTGCTTTGTTTATAGTGGCGCTAGGATTGTTGCAAAATAGCAAGAATATAAAAGAAAAGTTTTTCTATAGTGGGATTGCAAATTTATTTATATTCACTTTCATTCCTACTTTTTCAAGGGGAATGTGGATATTAGCGCCTATTATTGCTATTGTATACTTGGCTTTAGTACCTAAAAATAAGAAAATAGAAACATTTATTTATGGATTGATTATGGGTATACCTGCTATAGTTTTTTCATCGATATTCATCAAGGGAATTGAAAAGAGCAATGTGTTTGTGCAATGGGGATTAGTAATTGTTTCAATTTTGGGGACAATAGGAGTTGTTTATTTATGTGAGAAGAAACTAAGAAGTTTTCGTGGAAATTTATGTAAATATGTTTTTGTTAGAGGATTGATAGTTATTTTTATATTATCTATATTAGGTGGAATTGCATTTAATACAACTCAACCATTAACTTTATCAAATGTAGAAAATGAAAATAACGAATGGCGATCTATATATAGAAATATATCAGACGTTTTTCAAAATGAAGAGTATCGATTGGAAGTGAATGTTACAGTAAAAAATCCAAAAGATAAACCTTATGCGGGAAGAATTGATATATACAGTGTGAATGATGAAGGGGAATTAGAAAGACTGACCCAAAAAAATATTGTGGAGAGCAAACCTTTAATATTGAATTTTACAACAACAGATACAACAGAAGTAATTAGAATATATTTTAGAAATTATTACAGTAATACGGAAGTGATATTTAATGAAGCAGAATTATATGATGAACAGAAAGCAGAAAAGATTAAGGATATAAAGCTAAAGTATAAGTATATTCCTGAAAGCTTAGTAGCAAGAATAAATAGTTATAGTGCTAATGATAATAGTATTCAGGCAAGAACGAATTTTTATAGAGATGGTTTTAATGTTATCAAAGATTATTCTATTCTTGGTGCTGGTGGTGGTGCATGGGAAACACTTTATTTTACCTATCAATCTTATCTATATTGGACTACTCAGGCACATAATTATTTTATGCAACTGTGGATAGAAATTGGTATACTAGGACTAATAGTATATATTACTTTTATAGGCATATTATTATGGAATATGTATAAAGGAATAAAGAATCTTGACAATGTAAAAACAAAATTGATGCAAGTGACGATTTGTACCGGATGGTTGACGTTATTTATACACAGCATAATGGATTTTGATCTATCGTTAGGAGCAATATCTATATTACTATGGACACTTCTTGGGTTAACCAATCAAAGTCAGTTAAACATAAAAAAGAAAGAAATAAATAATCGTTTGAGATATATTCCGATGATGATATGTATGTTACTAGTAATAGGATGCTGGAATTTGAATTTTGGACAGAAAAACATTAAAAAGGCTATAGTGTATGTACAGAGTAATGATATACAAAATGCTATACAATATTTTGAAAGGGCTACAAAAAACGATCCATTCAATGGTTTTTATCATATGGATTTGGCAAGCTTGTATGCAATGATAGGGAAACAAGAAAAGCAATATAGTGAAAAAGCTATAAAGGAAATTAAAAGGGCTGTTGAACTAGAATCTTATAATGTGAAAGTGCTAAAAAAAGCGGCACAAATATATATGCAAATGGGAGAACTTGATAAAGGATTAGATTATATGGATAAAGCGGTAAAAGTTCAGCCTATGAATCCAGATAATTATGCAGATCAAACACAAACATATTTAGCTGTAGGCAAGCATTACATTGATACAAATAATCAAAAGGGTATAGCTATAATTGCTGATGAAATCCCTAATCTGAAAGCTGTATTAAATAATAATAGTCAAAGTTCATTACATCCTTTCAAATATGATAAAAATTTACACAATCAACTTCAAAAATTAGATTACTTTTGGGAATATAAAAACAATATGGAAAAATTAAAGGGGTTGAATAAAGTTATTGTTTATAGTCAATTTAATATGGATCTAGATAAGAATGGGATTCCAGACGGGCTAGAGATATGGAATACTGAAGAAGGAAATTTGCGAGTGAAAAAAGAAGATGAATATATATTACTTACAAATAGAGGTGATGATTATGGCATACTTTATACTGAGAAGCTATCACTTCAAGAAGAAAGAAAGTATAAGTTAGAAATTGAGTATAGTAGCACTTTAAAAGATGAAGATTTTGATTTATATGTATATGACCTAACAAATAAGTCTAAAGTTATAGCAAAATTAGAAAATGTAAAAAGAACTAAAGAGTTTATAAAAGTAGCATTAGATATTATGGTTCCTAAGGGTGTAGTAGCTGGGAAACAGAAAGTGGGCATTGTGCATAGAGGAAAAAGTAATGAAGTAATAAAAATCAAAAATATTAATATAATTCAAAAGTAAGGTCAATATTTATCTTAAGTTCAGTAGTAGTATCATTTGCTATTAGATAAATGATAAAGATAGTATATTAACAGTATGAGTGGAAGGTAATGAACAGATGAGATGGATAAATACTTTTAAGAAATTGATATTTAAGAAAGGATGTCTTGAAAAATGAGGGGAAAAATATACCTTGCATCACCGCATATGAGTGATGAAGGTTATGAAATGAAATATATACAAGAAGCATTTGATACCAATTGGATAGCTCCTCTTGGAAAGAATGTGAATGAGTTTGAAAAAGAGCTTGCAACTAAAATAGGTATTAAAGCGTCTGCTGCATTAGCATCTGGGAGTGCGGCTATTCATTTGGCACTTAAAGCTGCTGGGGTAGAACAAGGAGATATCGTTTTTTGTCAAGATCTTACCTTCTCAGCTACAGCTAATCCGATTATTTATCAGAATGCAACCCCGGTATTTATTGATAGTGATTATGAGACTTGGAACATGGACCCAGTAGCTCTGGAGAAAGCATTTGAAAAGTATCCGAATGTAAAGGCAGTATTGGTTGTTCATCTCTATGGATTGTCTGCTGACATGGATAGGATTGTTGAGATATGTAAGAAGCATAATGTTGTATTAATTGAAGATGCTGCTGAAAGCTTGGGTACTTATTATAAAGGAAAACATACTGGTACTTTTGGCGATTATGGAATTTTTTCATTTAATGGAAATAAAATTATTACCACATCTGGTGGTGGTATGCTTGTATCTAACAATGTAGAGAAGATTGATAAGGCAAGGTTCTGGGCAACTCAAGCAAGAGACAGGGCTAGGCATTATCAACATAGTGAGCTGGGTTTTAATTATAGAATGAGTAATATTGTTGCTGGTATTGGTAGAGGACAGCTTAATGTATTAGACAAAAGAGTTGAGAAGAAGAAATACATTTTTGAATTCTATAAAAGAGAGCTTGGAGAGCTTGATGGTGTAGAAATGATGCCAGTCAATGAATGGGATGAGCCAAATTATTGGTTAAGCTGTATGATTCTAAGTGGTAAGGTTAGACCTTTGGAGATTATGGAGGCATTAGAGAAAGACAATATAGAGTCAAGGCCAATCTGGAAACCAATGCATATGCAACCTTTCTTTGCTGGTTATGATTTTATTGGTGATGGTGTATCTGAAAAATTGTTTGAGAATGGTGTTTGCTTGCCAAGTGATACGAAGATGGATGATGAGGATTTGAATAGGATTGTGAAGATAATTAAAGGGGTGTTTTAATGAAAGTGCTTGTAATTGCAGCACATCCTGATGATGAAGTTTATGGAATGGGTGGGACAATAGCAAAGTTAAGCGCAGAAGCTAATGAAGTTCACGTTCTCATCGTAACGGATGGATCTACTACACAATATAAAAATAGTCCGAAGCTTAATGAGATAATTAATAAAAAGAAAGAAGAAGTAAAATATGCAAATGATGTTTTAGGTGTAACAAAAGTACATTTTGGAGAATTACCTGATATGCGTCTTGATAATACTGCTCATGTTGAAGTTAACAGTGTAATTGAAAATGTAATTCGAGAAGTAAAACCAGAGGTTGTATATACTCACTTTTATGGAGATGTAAATTTAGATCATCAATATGTATACAAATCTACACTTGTAGCTATTAGACCAGTACCTAGTCAATCAGTAAAAGAATTGTATTGTTATAGAGTACCATCTTCAACGGAATGGGCTCCACAAACTGTACTAGATACATTTATGCCTACAGTCTTTGTCGATATAAGTGAGTATTGTTTCAAAAAACATGAAGCCATTAAGCTATATGAAACTGAAATAAGGAACTATCCTCATCCTAGGTCAGTAGAATATGTTGAAAAAATTGATTGTGCAACGGGGTTAAAATGTGGTATAGGTACAGCGGAAGAGTTTATGTTGTTAAGAAAAATAATTTTATGAGGATAGTGATATGATTAAAAGAATATATGATATTGTTTTTGCGGTGTTGTTTTTTATAGTATCCTCTCCTATTATGATATTTGCAGCATTAGGAATAGCCATTACCAGTAAAGGACCAATTATATATAAGGCAAAGAGGGTAGGTAAGAACGGAATTCCTTTTATTTTATATAAATTTAGGACGATGAAAGTGGATAGTGGTGAAGTGAGAGTTACTACTTTAAAAAATGATGAAAGGATATACCCATTTGGAAGTTTGCTTCGTAAAAGTAAAGTAGATGAATTACCACAGCTAATAAATATACTGCTTAATCAAATGTCTGTGGTTGGACCGCGGCCAGAAGATATGTCGATAGCAGAGGAAATATATGTTGGAAAGTATAAAGGTATATATAATGTGAAACCTGGGCTTACTAGTCCAGCTAGCCTTTTTGATTATACACATGGAGAACATTATCAAAGTGAAGATGATTATATAACAGAGTTTTTACCCAAGAAGTTAGATGTTGAGCTGTATTATGCTGAACATAACAATATTTGGTATGATATAAAAATTACATTTAAAACTGCGATAATAATAATACAAA is part of the Crassaminicella profunda genome and encodes:
- a CDS encoding M23 family metallopeptidase — encoded protein: MGLKKWSKNSSLYKLLDKEGFYIILFLCICIVATTAVWVTKKNIEEFTAEDIKNPSLEENESLDSMDMGLNAHESTIIVEEIEEDEKLEATSSNVVESKPKEVKEEVKKEVVKNKKIEMIKPVTGEKGMDYAANRLIYSKTLDQYTTHNGIDIMASENTPVVAALEGKVVEVVTDSQLGITIALSHGDQMITKYANLNTGDLVKVGDWVEKGQRISGVGKTALFETLEEPHLHFEVLIDGKNVNPNGFLSNKN
- the spoIIID gene encoding sporulation transcriptional regulator SpoIIID → MKDYIEERAMEIAEYIINEKATVRQTAKVFGVSKSTVHKDVTERLPKINPLVASQVKRILDKNKAERHIRGGKATRMKYRSIHE
- a CDS encoding rod shape-determining protein; translated protein: MFGLGMEVGIDLGTASVLVFIKGKGIVLKEPSVVAIDKNTNHLLAVGEEARRMLGRTPGNIVAIRPLKDGVISDYEVTERMLRYFIQKTCGKRKFFKPKIIVCVPSGVTEVEKRAAIEATSEAGGGTTYLIEEPIAAAIGAGLDISKPDGNMVVDIGGGTADVAVISLGGVVASRSIKCAGDRFDQSIVKYMRKKHNLLIGERTAENLKMTIGSAYPRTKILTAECRGRDLVSGLPRTIKVTSEEMLYALAEPVMAIADAVHAVLERTPPELAADISDRGIVMTGGGSLLDGLNKLIEERTGIPTYIAEDPIECVAKGTGASLESISVLEKSMMSSKDFRRSR
- a CDS encoding flagellar hook-basal body protein; the encoded protein is MLRGLYTATSAMKTNNKKLEVITNNIANIDTVAYKKDLVVSESFPETLIKKINAPMDFTNMEATRKVTVNKEDNLYEVNTTGGYFKVKTPNGESYHKDLKFTVNEDGYLSTYYKDLNGEIDTKSGYLLLGNKGPIKIGDGELQINERGQVLVGGNVVDNLVMPVSPNTIGTLNAGVRLDRVYVNHEQGQLYETDNNLDVGIKGRGFFKVETPAGLRYTRDGSFALNKDHELVTLDGYKVEGFDGPIILDGSDISINELGEIMVDGEYMDTIQVVDIENRKDLRKEASNMYRMAEGVQGKEAEFTGQVVQGFLEKSNVNAVKEMVKMMSLFRNYESGQKIVKAYDDTLGKAVNEVGKV
- the flgG gene encoding flagellar basal-body rod protein FlgG — encoded protein: MRALWTAASGMKAQQLNVDTISNNLANVNTTGYKKQRVEFKDLLYEQLTSKSIDQGEGRPVNLEIGYGVMPMATLRSFGKGNLEQTNNDLDFAIDGDGFFQVRDANDNIFYTKDGSFKLSVEDDEARLVTSDGYFVQAEGADIELGSDVKEITVSPEGKINVKRKGEEDWEELGQMTLVKFPNPAGLEAIGQNLYKATNASGEAIEAEDGDAGTIKQGFLESSNVSVVEEMVKMITAQRAYEINSKSIQTADQMLEQANNLRR
- a CDS encoding rod-binding protein, whose translation is MMKINPVSMSSMNKAQYEKSKIKSNSFEKVFEQAKTSKDEKKLMDACRQFESVFINMMMKNMRSTIHEDGIIEKSYGREIFEGMLDEKLAEEASKGNGMGLAKQMYDQLSKNMK
- the fabZ gene encoding 3-hydroxyacyl-ACP dehydratase FabZ, which codes for MLNNIEIQKIIPHRYPFLLVDKIIEMEPGKKAVGIKNVTINEPFFQGHFPGNPIMPGVLQVEALAQVGAVSVLSMEEHKGKLALFTGIENAKFRRQVVPGDTLRLEVEMSKMRRGMGKGEAVAYVGDEVACKATIKFAVVDGE
- a CDS encoding GumC family protein; this translates as MEQQTQYDEISLRELIEVLLKQKKLIIGVTAVCVLAAFVLSFFVMEPVYEAKTVLMASNITDKYKAKQRGEGIEGILDSVAEIPDLTIETYKEQLKNPVILEETIKELGLDKKEMTRLDLANIIELETIKDTNLIAIKVKNTDKKLAAEIANTLSKKFVNFIATKSKEQANKSSNSIEEQKDVQKQKLDDVLVEYKDFLAQPKGVKELQADIDAKIKLVTDYKTKLAEEKVNEQQLRAKINRAEDELKTTPEKVALKKSLSDDPYMSQVATENSTESSSDLFGVSIEVEEKNDNYYLLKQTLSDFKIQLSESTAKQQNLRKEITRAQNELEKLQVDFAEKQHDERIITNKVDLAQSTYDAFNKKLEEISIAQSSILEDANIIIETPALEPIKPVSPNKKLNVVIAGVLGIMIGVFLAFFREYWKSTEGISNNGMKAAN